Proteins from one Paenibacillus sp. J23TS9 genomic window:
- the mqo gene encoding malate dehydrogenase (quinone): MSNRQTETDVILIGAGIMSATLGTMLKELVPDWKINVFEKLASPGVESSNEWNNAGTGHAALCELNYTTEKPDGSIDISKAISVNEQFQDSMQFWSYLVNSNLIRNPQDFIMPLSHMSLVQGESDVSFLKKRFETMSSNPLFQGMEFSDNPDKLKEWIPLIMKDRTSNEPIAATKMDSGTDVNFGALTRMLFNHLTSKDVDVHYKHSVDDIKRTTDGAWELKIRNVDSGKVERHTAKFVFIGGGGGSLPLLQKTGIPEGKHIGGFPISGLFMVCNNPEVVAQHHAKVYGKAKVGAPPMSVPHLDTRFIDNKKSLLFGPFAGFSPKFLKTGSLFDLIGSVKPNNVLTMLAAGAKNLSLTKYLIQQVMLSKEKRMEELREFIPNAKSEDWDMLVAGQRVQVIKDTVAGGKGTLQFGTEVVTSADGSIAALLGASPGASTAVSVMLEIIEKCFPQHLKAWEPKLKEMIPSYGVRLLNNPELIQEIHTSTMRTLGLNSKLQPSK, encoded by the coding sequence ATGAGTAACAGACAAACCGAAACAGACGTTATTTTAATTGGTGCCGGAATCATGAGTGCGACTTTGGGAACAATGCTGAAAGAATTAGTACCTGACTGGAAGATTAATGTGTTTGAGAAGCTGGCAAGCCCAGGCGTCGAGAGCTCCAACGAATGGAATAATGCAGGAACGGGGCATGCTGCGCTGTGCGAGCTTAACTACACAACCGAAAAACCTGACGGATCCATCGATATTAGCAAAGCGATAAGCGTGAATGAACAGTTTCAAGATTCAATGCAATTTTGGTCTTATCTTGTGAACAGCAATCTGATTCGTAATCCGCAAGACTTTATCATGCCATTGTCTCATATGAGTTTGGTGCAAGGGGAAAGCGATGTCTCGTTTTTGAAAAAGCGTTTTGAAACGATGTCGAGCAATCCTCTGTTTCAAGGGATGGAATTTTCCGATAACCCGGACAAATTGAAGGAATGGATTCCGCTGATTATGAAGGACCGTACTTCAAATGAACCTATAGCGGCAACTAAAATGGACTCTGGAACGGACGTGAACTTTGGCGCTTTAACGCGCATGCTGTTCAATCACTTAACAAGTAAAGACGTCGATGTCCATTACAAACATAGTGTGGATGATATAAAACGCACTACCGATGGCGCGTGGGAATTGAAAATACGGAACGTCGACAGTGGCAAGGTTGAACGCCATACGGCTAAATTCGTCTTTATCGGCGGAGGAGGAGGAAGTCTTCCGTTGCTTCAAAAAACGGGTATTCCGGAAGGAAAACATATCGGAGGCTTCCCGATCAGCGGGCTATTTATGGTCTGCAATAATCCGGAAGTTGTCGCGCAGCATCATGCCAAAGTATATGGCAAAGCCAAGGTTGGTGCGCCTCCAATGTCGGTTCCGCATCTGGACACCCGATTTATCGATAATAAAAAATCGCTTCTTTTTGGACCGTTCGCAGGCTTCTCGCCAAAGTTCTTAAAAACAGGTTCCTTATTTGATTTGATAGGTTCCGTAAAACCGAATAATGTTCTGACGATGCTTGCGGCAGGAGCTAAAAATCTTTCGCTGACCAAATATCTGATCCAGCAAGTGATGTTATCGAAAGAAAAGCGCATGGAAGAGCTGCGGGAGTTTATCCCGAATGCCAAAAGCGAGGATTGGGATATGCTTGTTGCCGGTCAACGTGTGCAAGTGATCAAGGATACGGTTGCGGGCGGTAAAGGAACGCTTCAATTCGGTACGGAAGTGGTGACTAGCGCGGATGGATCCATAGCCGCATTGCTCGGTGCTTCTCCGGGTGCTTCTACTGCGGTTTCCGTCATGCTGGAGATCATCGAAAAATGCTTCCCGCAGCATCTAAAGGCGTGGGAACCGAAACTAAAGGAAATGATCCCTTCCTATGGCGTGAGACTATTAAACAATCCGGAGCTTATCCAAGAAATTCATACTTCAACAATGCGCACGCTCGGTCTCAACAGTAAACTGCAGCCCTCTAAGTAG
- a CDS encoding iron-hydroxamate ABC transporter substrate-binding protein — translation MNKKLLFPLLLLMIVISACGNQAVNDNKAASTSSEGQATNSATNSGTASEASAGTKTYQSESGPVEVPANPKRIVALTNAPNVLSLDGMLVGVDEWTNKNPLFKDKLSGVKVVSPEDLEKIIELDPDLIITGSESKNIDKLKEIAPTVAYTWGKLDYLNQQLEIGKLLNKEKETQAWIDDFKQRTAEVGKEIKAKYGDNMTVSVLEGDAKSFYVLGNNWARGTEVLYQAMGLNMPEKVKADALGPGYYTLSPEVIGDYVGDFLVLSRSAQGDNSFMKTATWNNIPAVKNKHVIEVDSESSSYSDPTTLEYLLGVFKKGFLG, via the coding sequence ATGAACAAAAAGCTACTCTTCCCATTACTGCTGCTGATGATCGTAATCAGCGCGTGCGGAAACCAAGCTGTTAACGACAATAAGGCCGCCTCCACCTCTAGTGAGGGCCAAGCGACCAACTCTGCAACGAACTCCGGCACTGCGTCCGAAGCGAGTGCCGGAACAAAGACGTATCAATCTGAGTCCGGCCCTGTGGAGGTTCCGGCTAATCCGAAACGAATCGTCGCACTGACGAATGCGCCGAATGTGCTTTCGCTTGACGGTATGCTGGTGGGTGTTGACGAATGGACGAACAAGAACCCGTTGTTCAAGGACAAGCTGTCGGGCGTTAAGGTCGTATCGCCAGAGGATCTCGAGAAGATTATTGAGCTGGATCCCGATCTCATCATTACAGGCAGCGAGAGCAAAAATATAGACAAGCTCAAAGAGATCGCACCAACCGTCGCGTATACATGGGGAAAGCTGGACTACCTGAATCAGCAGCTGGAAATCGGAAAGCTGTTGAACAAGGAGAAGGAGACCCAGGCTTGGATTGATGACTTTAAGCAGCGGACTGCTGAAGTAGGTAAGGAGATCAAGGCAAAATACGGAGACAACATGACCGTGTCGGTTCTCGAGGGGGACGCCAAGAGCTTCTATGTACTCGGCAATAACTGGGCGCGTGGAACTGAAGTGCTGTATCAGGCGATGGGGCTGAACATGCCGGAGAAGGTCAAAGCCGACGCCTTGGGTCCTGGCTATTATACGCTATCACCTGAGGTGATAGGCGATTACGTCGGTGATTTCCTTGTGCTAAGCAGAAGCGCTCAGGGTGATAATTCGTTCATGAAAACGGCAACGTGGAACAATATCCCGGCCGTCAAAAATAAGCATGTCATCGAGGTTGACTCGGAATCGTCCAGTTACAGCGATCCGACGACGCTCGAGTACTTGCTCGGCGTTTTCAAGAAAGGCTTTCTCGGATAG